One genomic region from Conexibacter woesei DSM 14684 encodes:
- a CDS encoding FliH/SctL family protein: protein MSTSQPPQGGQGQPGPQQPGGADQPAAPRRRTFGAGALAGVAAAVLVIAGVGGYLIGHSSGDDEGTKSGKQAGYQKGLEAGRAEVTAEYQRGQPAYKQIFDEGKAKGFREGMAQGTAQGERTGEAQGERTGFEQGQRVGVSTGESEGVRQGAAAVLGGFQTWTDGAFYIVTVGASQTEGVPYTITSRSQVEPGTNYKLCGGGGSSQICQTAATAATPSEDAGGAGAPSE, encoded by the coding sequence ATGTCGACGAGTCAACCGCCGCAGGGCGGTCAGGGCCAGCCGGGACCGCAGCAGCCGGGAGGGGCCGACCAGCCGGCCGCGCCGAGAAGACGCACGTTCGGCGCGGGTGCGCTGGCGGGCGTCGCCGCGGCGGTGCTCGTCATCGCCGGCGTCGGCGGCTACCTGATCGGCCACAGCAGCGGCGACGACGAGGGGACGAAGTCCGGCAAGCAGGCCGGCTACCAGAAGGGCCTCGAGGCGGGCCGCGCCGAGGTGACGGCCGAGTATCAGAGAGGCCAGCCCGCGTACAAGCAGATCTTCGACGAGGGCAAGGCGAAGGGCTTCAGAGAGGGCATGGCGCAGGGCACCGCCCAGGGCGAGAGAACGGGCGAGGCGCAGGGCGAGAGAACCGGCTTCGAGCAGGGCCAGAGAGTCGGCGTCTCGACCGGCGAGTCCGAGGGCGTCAGACAGGGCGCCGCCGCGGTGCTCGGCGGCTTCCAGACGTGGACCGACGGCGCCTTCTACATCGTCACGGTCGGCGCCAGCCAGACCGAGGGCGTGCCGTACACGATCACCAGCCGCTCGCAGGTCGAGCCGGGCACGAACTACAAGCTGTGCGGCGGTGGCGGCAGCTCGCAGATCTGCCAGACGGCCGCGACCGCGGCGACGCCGTCGGAGGACGCCGGCGGCGCCGGCGCGCCGAGCGAGTAG
- a CDS encoding Type 1 glutamine amidotransferase-like domain-containing protein, whose amino-acid sequence MTDPRRILAMGGGGFTMEPDNPALDDYALSLTAAREPRVLFLPTASGDPTAQITSFYGRFGRTASATHLSLFRRHGSARSLAEIVLEQDVIYVGGGSMRNLLAIWSAHELDTLLIEAWTRGIVLVGLSAGAMCWFEGGITRSGGPPETLLGLGLLPGSFTVHADGEPERLPVWLAALRSGELPGGWAADDGVALLFHGTRMVRAVSSRPGTAALKADMVGGELVRHRIEPELLGSGPHSPLDAPVGDDIRELRDLRYGMRHR is encoded by the coding sequence ATGACCGACCCGCGCCGCATCCTCGCGATGGGCGGGGGCGGCTTCACGATGGAGCCGGACAACCCGGCGCTCGACGACTATGCGCTGTCGCTGACCGCCGCGCGCGAGCCGCGCGTGCTGTTCCTGCCGACCGCCTCCGGCGACCCGACCGCGCAGATCACCTCCTTCTACGGCCGCTTCGGCCGCACCGCGTCGGCGACGCACCTGTCGCTCTTCCGCCGCCACGGCTCGGCTCGCTCGCTCGCCGAAATCGTGCTGGAACAGGACGTGATCTACGTCGGCGGCGGCTCGATGCGCAACCTGCTGGCGATCTGGAGCGCGCACGAGCTGGACACGCTGCTGATCGAGGCGTGGACGCGCGGGATCGTCCTCGTCGGCCTCAGCGCTGGCGCGATGTGCTGGTTCGAGGGCGGCATCACACGCTCCGGCGGGCCGCCGGAGACGCTGCTCGGCCTCGGCCTGCTGCCCGGCTCGTTCACCGTCCACGCCGACGGCGAGCCGGAGCGGCTGCCGGTCTGGCTCGCGGCGCTCAGAAGCGGCGAGCTGCCCGGCGGCTGGGCCGCCGACGACGGTGTCGCGCTGCTGTTCCACGGCACACGGATGGTGCGAGCGGTCAGCTCGCGCCCCGGGACCGCGGCCCTCAAGGCCGACATGGTCGGCGGCGAGCTGGTCAGGCACCGGATCGAGCCCGAGCTGCTCGGCAGCGGCCCGCACAGCCCGCTCGACGCACCGGTCGGCGACGACATCCGCGAGCTGCGCGACCTGCGCTACGGGATGCGCCACCGCTAG
- a CDS encoding cytochrome P450, with amino-acid sequence MAPAAPDTRSLPPGPTGPRVLTVSRFLLQPTRFVGECRERYGRLFTIRLSPGRTVVVAADAAVAKEVFTGDPALLHAGEGNVVLRPLLGPRSVLLLDGPEHLRQRRLMLPPFHGERMRGYGERMRAIADRHVAQWPVGEPFAVQRSMQAITLEVILRVVFGVEEPARVAQLSAPLRRLLDSTEQPWRLLALQLTRSEGARPRTPWGRVRRLLAPVDAMIYEEIAARRAELESGRPTRDDILTLLLSARDEDDQPLTDAELRDELMTLLLAGHETTATALTWTLERITRHPEVLARLEAEVGGEGADAYLDAVIKETLRLRPVVPAVVRKLQAPLTFGGWDLPAGVNIAPNIWLIHRDPALYPEPEAFRPERFLDRTPGTYEWLPFGGGIRRCLGASFALYEMRMVLSTILERTRLAPTTDAPEQVTRRFVTFSPASGGRVTITQRLTPAAAGSAAPQPRVPA; translated from the coding sequence ATCGCCCCGGCCGCGCCCGACACCCGCTCGCTCCCGCCCGGACCGACCGGTCCGCGCGTCCTGACGGTCTCGCGCTTCCTGCTGCAGCCGACACGCTTCGTGGGCGAGTGCCGCGAGCGCTACGGCAGACTCTTCACGATCAGGCTGTCCCCCGGGCGCACGGTCGTGGTCGCCGCCGACGCGGCGGTCGCGAAGGAGGTCTTCACCGGCGACCCGGCGCTGCTGCACGCCGGCGAGGGCAACGTCGTGCTGCGGCCGCTGCTGGGGCCGCGCTCGGTGCTGCTGCTCGACGGTCCCGAGCACCTGCGCCAGCGGCGGCTGATGCTGCCGCCGTTCCACGGCGAGCGGATGCGCGGCTACGGCGAGCGGATGCGCGCGATCGCGGACCGCCACGTGGCGCAGTGGCCGGTCGGCGAGCCGTTCGCGGTCCAGCGCTCGATGCAGGCGATCACACTGGAGGTGATCCTGCGCGTCGTCTTCGGCGTCGAGGAGCCGGCGCGCGTGGCGCAGCTGTCGGCGCCGCTGCGGCGGCTGCTCGACTCGACCGAGCAGCCGTGGCGGCTGCTCGCGTTGCAGCTGACGAGATCGGAGGGCGCGCGCCCGCGCACGCCGTGGGGCCGCGTGCGCCGACTGCTGGCGCCGGTCGACGCGATGATCTACGAGGAGATCGCGGCACGGCGGGCGGAGCTGGAGTCCGGCCGGCCGACGCGCGACGACATCCTCACGCTGCTGCTGTCCGCGCGTGACGAGGACGACCAGCCGCTGACGGATGCCGAGCTGCGCGACGAGCTGATGACGCTGCTGCTGGCCGGCCACGAGACGACGGCGACCGCGCTCACCTGGACGCTGGAGCGGATCACCCGCCACCCGGAGGTGCTCGCGCGGTTGGAGGCCGAGGTCGGCGGCGAGGGTGCCGACGCCTACCTCGACGCCGTGATCAAGGAGACGCTGCGGCTGCGCCCGGTCGTGCCGGCGGTGGTGCGCAAGCTGCAGGCGCCGCTGACGTTCGGCGGCTGGGACCTTCCCGCCGGCGTCAACATCGCGCCGAACATATGGCTGATCCACCGCGACCCGGCGCTCTACCCCGAGCCCGAGGCGTTCCGGCCGGAGCGGTTCCTCGACAGAACGCCCGGCACGTACGAGTGGCTGCCGTTCGGCGGCGGGATCCGCCGCTGCCTCGGCGCCAGCTTCGCGCTCTACGAGATGCGCATGGTGCTGTCGACGATCCTGGAGCGGACGCGCCTGGCGCCGACGACCGACGCGCCGGAGCAGGTCACGCGCCGCTTCGTCACGTTCAGCCCCGCATCCGGCGGACGCGTGACGATCACCCAGCGCCTCACCCCCGCCGCCGCCGGTTCGGCCGCGCCGCAGCCGCGCGTCCCGGCCTGA
- a CDS encoding acyl-CoA dehydrogenase family protein produces MTMNLEVPKKFLPLVGQAHQVAEEIFRPVSRKYDQEEHAYPRELDMLAALLDGMNDGSDMGGGAGAGGVRRQENSNGEIRNGSNMSTALGVAELCWGDVGLLLTMPRQGLGNSAIASVANDEQLERFRGKWAAMAITEPEAGSDSAAIRTTAVLDRETGEYVLNGEKIYVTSGERADLVVVWATLDRSLGRAAIKSFVVERSNPGMILDRLEHKLGIRASDTAAFRLENCRVKPENLLGSPEVDVKRGFAGVMQTFDNTRPLVAAMAVGLTRACLEQTKELLAEAGVEVDYDKPAQSQPAAAAEYLSMEADYEAARLLTLEATWMADNSKPNSLQASYAKAKAGRTCVDVAMRCVRLAGSRGYGEELLLEKWARDGKILDIFEGTQQIQLLIIARQLLGKTSAELR; encoded by the coding sequence ATGACGATGAATCTCGAAGTCCCGAAGAAGTTCCTTCCGCTCGTCGGTCAGGCGCACCAGGTCGCGGAGGAGATCTTCCGCCCGGTCTCGCGCAAGTACGACCAGGAGGAGCACGCATATCCCAGAGAGCTCGACATGCTGGCGGCGCTGCTCGACGGCATGAACGACGGCTCCGACATGGGCGGCGGCGCGGGCGCTGGCGGCGTGCGGCGGCAGGAGAACAGCAACGGCGAGATCCGCAACGGCTCGAACATGTCGACCGCGCTCGGCGTCGCCGAGCTGTGCTGGGGCGACGTCGGCCTGCTGCTGACGATGCCGCGCCAGGGGCTCGGCAACTCGGCGATCGCGTCGGTCGCCAACGACGAGCAGCTGGAGCGCTTCAGAGGCAAGTGGGCGGCGATGGCGATCACCGAGCCCGAGGCCGGCTCGGACTCGGCCGCGATCCGCACGACCGCCGTGCTCGACAGAGAGACCGGCGAGTACGTCCTCAACGGCGAGAAGATCTACGTGACGTCGGGAGAGCGCGCCGACCTCGTCGTCGTGTGGGCGACGCTCGACCGCAGCCTCGGCCGCGCGGCGATCAAGTCGTTCGTCGTCGAGCGCTCCAACCCCGGCATGATCCTCGACCGGCTGGAGCACAAGCTCGGCATTCGCGCCTCCGACACGGCGGCGTTCCGGCTCGAGAACTGCCGTGTGAAGCCGGAGAACCTGCTCGGCTCGCCCGAGGTCGACGTCAAGAGAGGCTTCGCGGGCGTCATGCAGACGTTCGACAACACGCGGCCGCTCGTCGCCGCGATGGCGGTCGGACTGACGCGCGCCTGCCTGGAGCAGACGAAGGAGCTGCTCGCCGAGGCCGGCGTCGAGGTCGACTACGACAAGCCGGCGCAGTCGCAGCCGGCGGCGGCCGCCGAGTACCTGTCGATGGAGGCCGACTACGAGGCGGCGCGGCTGCTGACGCTGGAGGCCACCTGGATGGCCGACAACTCGAAGCCGAACTCGCTGCAGGCCTCCTACGCGAAGGCGAAGGCCGGCCGCACGTGCGTCGACGTCGCGATGCGCTGCGTGCGCCTCGCCGGCAGCCGCGGTTACGGCGAGGAGCTGCTGCTGGAGAAGTGGGCGCGCGACGGCAAGATCCTCGACATCTTCGAGGGCACTCAGCAGATCCAGTTGCTGATCATCGCCCGGCAGCTGCTCGGCAAGACCTCCGCCGAGCTGAGATAG
- a CDS encoding acyl-CoA dehydrogenase family protein yields MGLGLRALGRFAGSDLVDKLGIRKQSEAVVYRATRDGFRAVGAANRTFKQVSTNGKKPARLKPSGSGVFDLTPSDEQQMLGEAFGEFGAERLRPNALKADAAAQAPPELLAEAAELGLTMLGVPEDLGGAVSERSSVTAVLAAEALSHGDMGLAAAALAPAGVATALSLWGDAEQQETYLPALIGEDVAVAALAIHEPRPLFDPFELETTARIDGADYVLSGVKSFVPRATEAELLVVAARIAGHGPGLFLVETKSDGVLAKAAPGMGVRAAAVGEVLLEEVRVPARALLGDGSPAVYADAVRRARLAWCALAIGTGKAVLDYVIPYVNERVAFGEPISHRQSVAFAVSNIAIELEGMRLATLRAASRADMEKEFAREVALARHLCSEKGAWIGSEGVQLLGGHGYIKEHPVERWYRDLRAVGVVEGALLV; encoded by the coding sequence ATGGGCCTGGGCCTGCGGGCGCTCGGCCGTTTCGCAGGGTCGGACCTCGTCGACAAGCTCGGCATCCGCAAGCAGTCCGAGGCCGTCGTCTACCGCGCCACCCGCGACGGCTTCCGCGCCGTCGGCGCCGCCAACCGCACGTTCAAGCAGGTCTCGACGAACGGCAAGAAGCCGGCCCGCCTGAAGCCCTCGGGCTCCGGCGTGTTCGACCTGACGCCGAGTGACGAGCAGCAGATGCTCGGCGAGGCGTTCGGCGAGTTCGGCGCCGAGAGACTGCGCCCGAACGCGCTGAAGGCCGACGCGGCTGCCCAGGCGCCGCCGGAGCTGCTGGCCGAGGCGGCCGAGCTGGGCCTGACGATGCTCGGCGTCCCGGAGGACCTCGGCGGCGCCGTCAGCGAGCGCTCGTCGGTCACGGCCGTGCTCGCCGCAGAGGCGCTGTCGCATGGCGACATGGGGCTTGCCGCCGCCGCGCTCGCGCCGGCCGGCGTCGCGACCGCGCTGAGCCTGTGGGGGGACGCCGAGCAGCAGGAGACCTACCTGCCGGCGCTGATCGGCGAGGACGTCGCGGTCGCCGCGCTGGCGATCCACGAGCCGCGCCCGCTGTTCGATCCGTTCGAGCTGGAGACGACCGCGCGGATCGACGGCGCCGACTACGTCCTCAGCGGCGTCAAGTCGTTCGTTCCGCGCGCGACCGAGGCCGAGCTGCTGGTCGTGGCGGCGAGAATCGCCGGGCACGGCCCGGGCCTCTTCCTCGTCGAGACCAAGAGCGATGGCGTGCTCGCGAAGGCGGCGCCCGGGATGGGCGTGCGCGCCGCCGCCGTCGGCGAGGTGCTGCTGGAGGAGGTGCGCGTCCCTGCGCGGGCGCTGCTCGGCGACGGCTCCCCCGCCGTTTACGCCGATGCCGTCCGCCGTGCCCGGCTCGCCTGGTGCGCGCTGGCGATCGGCACCGGCAAGGCCGTGCTCGATTACGTGATCCCGTACGTCAACGAGCGCGTCGCGTTCGGCGAGCCGATCTCGCACCGCCAGTCGGTCGCGTTCGCGGTCTCGAACATCGCGATCGAGCTGGAGGGGATGCGCCTGGCGACGCTGCGCGCCGCCTCCCGCGCCGACATGGAGAAGGAGTTCGCCCGCGAGGTCGCGCTCGCGCGGCACCTGTGCAGCGAGAAGGGCGCGTGGATCGGCTCCGAGGGCGTGCAGCTGCTCGGCGGCCACGGCTACATCAAGGAGCACCCGGTCGAGCGCTGGTACCGCGACCTGCGTGCCGTCGGCGTCGTCGAGGGCGCCCTGCTCGTCTAG
- a CDS encoding MaoC family dehydratase, which yields MASAPTSTTRELSAPPCTATLYAKAALPLIPGASALPFVAGGGKTIPRTTLTLNGVTADPDQLVSYDRVCGFTLRDTLPSTYLHIRAFPLHMALMTDGSFPFGAVGLVHLRNRITQLRPVGTTETFDLRVHTMPVQPHPKGRTFTIVSEARVGDELVWQDASTMLTRGKGSGGQEPRPVDDGPAPKDLPFVAEWRLAEDLGRRYGAASGDRNPIHMHALSAKLLGFPRAIAHGMWTKARCLAALESTLPDAYTVDVTFRRPILLPGKVAFAAEDGRFAVRNVKDSSKIHLEGRVTAA from the coding sequence GTGGCGTCCGCCCCGACATCCACGACGCGCGAGCTGAGCGCACCGCCCTGCACGGCGACGCTCTACGCGAAGGCGGCGCTGCCGCTGATCCCGGGCGCCTCCGCGCTCCCATTCGTCGCCGGCGGCGGGAAGACGATCCCGAGAACGACGCTGACGCTGAACGGCGTCACCGCCGACCCGGACCAGCTCGTCTCCTACGACCGCGTCTGCGGCTTCACGCTGCGCGACACGCTCCCGTCGACCTACCTGCACATCCGCGCGTTCCCGCTGCACATGGCGCTGATGACCGACGGCTCGTTCCCGTTCGGCGCGGTCGGCCTCGTCCACCTGCGCAACCGCATCACGCAGCTGCGCCCGGTCGGGACGACGGAGACGTTCGACCTGCGCGTCCACACGATGCCGGTCCAGCCGCACCCGAAGGGCAGGACGTTCACGATCGTCAGCGAGGCACGCGTCGGCGACGAGCTGGTGTGGCAGGACGCCTCGACGATGCTGACGCGCGGCAAGGGCAGCGGCGGGCAGGAGCCGCGCCCGGTCGACGACGGGCCGGCGCCGAAGGACCTGCCGTTCGTCGCGGAGTGGCGGCTCGCAGAGGATCTCGGCCGCCGCTACGGCGCCGCGTCCGGCGACCGCAACCCGATCCACATGCACGCGCTCAGCGCGAAGCTGCTCGGCTTCCCGCGCGCGATCGCGCACGGGATGTGGACGAAGGCGCGCTGCCTGGCGGCGCTGGAGTCGACGCTGCCGGACGCGTACACGGTCGACGTGACGTTCCGCCGGCCGATCCTGCTGCCGGGCAAGGTCGCGTTCGCGGCCGAGGACGGGCGGTTCGCCGTCCGCAACGTCAAGGACAGCTCGAAGATCCATCTCGAAGGAAGGGTGACTGCCGCGTGA
- a CDS encoding MMPL family transporter, translating into MKSNDRGGLHRLGRFCVRRHRLVLLVWVLGAVGLGVWAGQLGTQTNDNVSLPGTDSQRAADVLDRDFSSGASNGTNPIVLRAPAGVRLTDAAERRAVTAIAAAYARDPGVRAVVSPLEPAGASQLSRDARIGYLGLSLRDSPSTLTLSEAERLLSVAQDAARPAGLQVAAGGYLGADLSQAGSADSEAIGLLAAVVVLLFTFGTVVAMGLPLLTAILGLGTGLSLITLASHVVQVPSTAPALATMIGLGVGIDYALFVVTRHREQMAAGVELRESIARAVATSGSAVVFAGGTVVIALCSLLLTGIPLVQQMGCLAAIAVLVAVLAAITLLPAALAAVGPRIDSLALPWVRRARREAEAERARAASAGAPAAGSAAASAAPASDSATASATSAASAAPASAGAAAPAHPTMWLRWARLVADRPWPALVVALLVLGALAWPLTSLDLGQSDTGQLPRDTTARQAYDMLAEGFGAGSNGPLLIAVRLPADAARASAEAVAGRLAAALRATPGVAAVGPPLPAPRGDALLLTLTPTTAPSAPATEALVRHLRADTIPAALGDSGTAAFVGGSTAGYIDLADEIRDRLPLVIAVVLTLSFLLLTLAFRSLIVPLKAVLMNLLSIGAAFGVVSFVFSHDWSAQLLGVEGAAPIVSFVPLMMFAILFGLSMDYEVFLMTHVRERWQATGDAHRAVIEGLAGTARVITSAALIMVAVFLAFLLDGNPTIKQFGLGMAVAVAVDATVIRCLLVPAIMSLLGRRAWWMPRRLERLTPRLSIEGDG; encoded by the coding sequence ATGAAGAGCAACGATCGCGGCGGACTGCACCGGCTCGGCCGCTTCTGCGTCCGACGCCACCGCCTGGTGCTGTTGGTGTGGGTCCTCGGCGCCGTCGGGCTCGGCGTGTGGGCCGGACAGCTCGGGACGCAGACGAACGACAACGTCTCGCTGCCCGGCACCGACAGCCAGCGCGCTGCCGACGTGCTGGACCGCGACTTCTCCAGCGGCGCCTCGAACGGCACCAACCCGATCGTGCTGCGCGCGCCCGCGGGCGTGCGGCTGACCGACGCGGCGGAGCGGAGAGCCGTCACCGCGATCGCCGCCGCGTACGCCAGAGACCCCGGCGTCCGTGCCGTCGTCAGCCCGCTCGAGCCGGCCGGCGCGTCGCAGCTGAGCCGCGACGCGCGGATCGGGTATCTCGGGCTGTCGCTGCGCGACAGCCCGAGCACGCTGACGCTGTCCGAGGCGGAGCGCCTGCTCTCCGTCGCGCAGGACGCGGCGCGCCCGGCCGGGCTGCAGGTCGCCGCGGGCGGCTACCTCGGCGCCGACCTGTCGCAGGCCGGCTCGGCGGATTCCGAGGCGATCGGCCTGCTGGCCGCGGTCGTCGTCCTGCTCTTCACGTTCGGGACCGTCGTCGCGATGGGGCTCCCGCTCCTGACCGCGATCCTCGGGCTCGGCACCGGGCTGAGCCTGATCACGCTCGCCAGCCACGTCGTGCAGGTGCCGAGCACCGCGCCGGCGCTGGCGACGATGATCGGTCTCGGTGTCGGGATCGACTACGCGCTCTTCGTCGTCACCCGCCATCGCGAGCAGATGGCCGCCGGCGTCGAGCTGCGCGAGTCGATCGCGCGCGCCGTCGCGACCTCCGGCAGCGCCGTCGTGTTCGCCGGCGGGACGGTCGTGATCGCGCTGTGCTCGCTGCTGCTGACCGGCATCCCGCTCGTCCAGCAGATGGGCTGCCTCGCCGCGATCGCCGTGCTCGTCGCGGTGCTCGCGGCGATCACGCTGCTGCCGGCCGCGCTCGCGGCCGTCGGACCGCGGATCGACTCGCTCGCCCTGCCGTGGGTGCGGCGCGCACGCCGCGAAGCCGAGGCCGAGCGCGCTCGCGCCGCGTCCGCCGGCGCGCCGGCCGCCGGAAGCGCAGCCGCTTCCGCCGCGCCGGCATCCGACAGCGCAACCGCTTCCGCCACTTCCGCCGCTTCCGCCGCACCTGCCAGCGCCGGCGCCGCCGCTCCCGCTCACCCGACCATGTGGCTGCGTTGGGCGCGCCTGGTCGCCGACCGGCCGTGGCCGGCGCTCGTCGTCGCGCTGCTCGTGCTCGGCGCGCTCGCCTGGCCGCTGACGTCGCTCGACCTCGGCCAGAGCGACACCGGCCAACTGCCGCGCGACACGACCGCGCGCCAGGCCTACGACATGCTCGCGGAGGGCTTCGGCGCCGGCTCCAACGGCCCGCTGCTCATCGCCGTGAGACTGCCGGCCGACGCCGCGAGAGCGAGCGCCGAAGCGGTCGCCGGGAGACTCGCCGCCGCGTTGAGAGCGACGCCGGGCGTCGCCGCGGTCGGCCCGCCGCTGCCGGCGCCGCGCGGCGACGCGCTGCTGCTGACGCTGACGCCGACGACCGCGCCGTCGGCGCCGGCGACCGAGGCGCTCGTCCGGCACCTGCGCGCCGACACGATCCCGGCCGCGCTGGGCGACAGCGGCACCGCCGCCTTCGTCGGCGGCTCGACGGCCGGCTACATCGACCTCGCCGACGAGATCAGAGACCGCCTCCCGCTCGTGATCGCCGTCGTGCTGACGCTCTCGTTCCTGCTGCTGACGCTCGCCTTCCGCTCGCTGATCGTGCCGCTGAAGGCGGTGCTGATGAACCTGCTCTCGATCGGCGCGGCGTTCGGCGTCGTCTCGTTCGTCTTCAGCCACGACTGGAGCGCGCAGCTGCTCGGGGTCGAGGGCGCAGCGCCGATCGTCTCGTTCGTCCCGCTGATGATGTTCGCGATCCTCTTCGGCCTCTCGATGGACTATGAGGTCTTCCTGATGACGCACGTGCGCGAGCGCTGGCAGGCGACCGGCGACGCGCACCGCGCCGTGATCGAGGGACTGGCCGGGACCGCGCGCGTGATCACCTCGGCGGCGCTGATCATGGTCGCCGTCTTCCTCGCGTTCCTGCTCGACGGCAACCCGACGATCAAGCAGTTCGGCCTCGGCATGGCAGTCGCGGTAGCGGTCGACGCGACCGTGATCCGCTGCCTGCTCGTGCCGGCGATCATGTCGCTGCTGGGCCGCCGCGCCTGGTGGATGCCGAGACGGCTGGAGCGGCTGACGCCGCGGCTGTCGATAGAGGGCGACGGGTAG
- a CDS encoding Type 1 glutamine amidotransferase-like domain-containing protein: MTTRPPQIVAFGGGGFSMEAGNPLLDDYVLSLTGVERPRVCFVPTASGDADHYVVRFYRTFSMQCETSHVSLFRRDRGSGAVEGDLEEHLLSQDVIYVGGGSVVSLLGAWRAHGLDRILKAAWRKGVVLCGLSAGSLCWFAEAVTAFHGAPSVVRGLGLLPFSNCVHYDGEPARREEYRRFVGDGVRPGYAADDGAALHFEHRQLKHVVSSRPRAQAYRVEPVGSEIAESPLHARYLGERMPDMLMATA, encoded by the coding sequence ATGACGACGCGACCCCCACAGATCGTCGCATTCGGCGGCGGCGGGTTCTCGATGGAGGCCGGCAACCCGCTGCTGGACGACTACGTGCTGTCGCTGACCGGCGTCGAGCGGCCGCGCGTCTGCTTCGTCCCGACCGCGTCGGGAGACGCCGACCACTACGTCGTGCGCTTCTACCGCACGTTCTCGATGCAGTGCGAGACGTCGCACGTCTCGCTCTTCCGCCGCGACCGCGGCAGCGGCGCGGTCGAGGGCGACCTCGAGGAGCACCTGCTGAGCCAGGACGTGATCTACGTCGGCGGCGGCAGCGTCGTCTCGCTCCTGGGGGCGTGGCGCGCGCACGGCCTCGACCGGATACTGAAGGCCGCGTGGCGCAAGGGCGTCGTCCTGTGCGGCCTCTCCGCCGGCTCGCTGTGCTGGTTCGCCGAGGCGGTCACCGCCTTCCACGGCGCGCCGAGCGTCGTGCGCGGGCTCGGCCTGCTGCCGTTCTCCAACTGCGTCCACTACGACGGGGAGCCGGCGCGGCGCGAGGAGTACCGCCGCTTCGTCGGCGATGGCGTGCGACCCGGCTACGCCGCCGACGACGGCGCCGCCCTGCACTTCGAGCACCGCCAGCTCAAGCACGTCGTCAGCTCGCGGCCGAGAGCGCAGGCGTACCGCGTCGAGCCGGTCGGCAGCGAGATCGCCGAGTCGCCGCTGCACGCCAGGTACCTCGGCGAGCGGATGCCGGACATGCTGATGGCAACTGCATGA
- the budA gene encoding acetolactate decarboxylase: MAVDPRLVAALHLETVRHGALEDEHAAHVAFQTSTLAALLDGAYDGDLTIGELRRHGDLGLGTFQALDGEMVVLDGEVWRARVDGSVEPVGDDERTPFAVVTPFAADVTVAVEHELTHAQLLALVERRAPAGAATRAIRFDGRLVAVHARSVPRQRRPYPPLAEAAAQQRDFMLEAADGALVGFAFPDVAAGVELPGVHLHAITADRRRGGHVLSARVGPGVLRIGALRDLHVELPPGVELPDAPDPGGSADDARAALLDRIERDPG, encoded by the coding sequence ATGGCGGTCGACCCGCGGCTCGTCGCCGCGCTCCACCTCGAGACGGTCCGGCACGGCGCGCTCGAGGACGAGCACGCCGCGCACGTCGCCTTCCAGACCTCGACGCTCGCGGCGCTGCTCGACGGCGCCTACGACGGCGACCTGACGATCGGCGAGCTCCGCCGCCACGGCGACCTCGGCCTCGGTACCTTCCAGGCGCTCGACGGCGAGATGGTCGTGCTCGACGGCGAGGTCTGGCGGGCGCGCGTCGACGGCTCGGTCGAGCCGGTCGGCGACGACGAGCGGACGCCGTTCGCGGTCGTGACGCCGTTCGCCGCCGACGTGACGGTCGCGGTCGAGCACGAGCTGACCCACGCGCAGCTGCTCGCGCTCGTCGAGCGGCGTGCGCCGGCCGGCGCGGCCACCCGCGCGATCCGCTTCGACGGCCGCCTCGTCGCGGTGCACGCGCGCTCGGTCCCGCGCCAGCGACGGCCGTATCCGCCGCTCGCGGAGGCCGCCGCGCAGCAGCGCGACTTCATGCTGGAGGCGGCCGACGGCGCACTCGTCGGCTTCGCCTTCCCTGACGTCGCGGCCGGGGTCGAGCTGCCCGGCGTCCACCTCCACGCGATCACGGCCGACCGCCGCCGCGGCGGCCACGTGCTGAGCGCGCGCGTCGGCCCCGGCGTGCTGCGGATCGGCGCGCTGCGCGACCTCCACGTCGAGCTGCCGCCCGGCGTCGAGCTGCCCGACGCGCCCGATCCGGGCGGCAGCGCGGACGATGCCCGCGCCGCGCTGCTGGACCGGATCGAGCGGGACCCCGGCTAG